The proteins below come from a single Oerskovia jenensis genomic window:
- the sigK gene encoding ECF RNA polymerase sigma factor SigK translates to MPPVRTSEPDALDAALAACAGGDPDAFAPVYDALAPAVFGTALAVLRDNDHAAEVTQEVMIEVWQTAVRFDASRGSARTWVVTMARRRAVDRVRSEQSRRVRDQKDVDGRFAGGGHDVVAEEVEQLLESAAVRQCLGSLTGTQRDAVVRAYFGGLTYREVAVELGAAVPTVKSRIRDGLVRLRDCLGVNRG, encoded by the coding sequence GTGCCACCTGTGAGGACGAGCGAGCCCGATGCTCTCGATGCCGCGCTCGCCGCGTGCGCCGGGGGTGACCCGGACGCGTTCGCGCCGGTGTACGACGCGTTGGCCCCGGCCGTCTTCGGCACGGCGCTCGCGGTGCTGCGCGACAACGACCATGCGGCGGAGGTGACCCAGGAGGTGATGATCGAGGTGTGGCAGACAGCGGTGCGCTTCGACGCCTCCAGGGGTTCGGCTCGTACGTGGGTGGTCACGATGGCCCGACGACGGGCGGTGGACCGGGTGCGGTCCGAGCAGTCGCGCCGGGTCCGGGACCAGAAGGACGTCGACGGCAGGTTCGCCGGGGGCGGGCACGACGTCGTGGCGGAGGAGGTCGAGCAGCTGCTCGAGTCGGCCGCGGTGCGGCAGTGCCTGGGGAGCCTGACCGGGACCCAGCGCGACGCCGTCGTGCGGGCGTACTTCGGTGGGCTGACGTACCGGGAGGTGGCCGTGGAGCTGGGGGCGGCCGTACCGACCGTGAAGTCGAGGATCCGTGACGGCCTCGTGCGCCTGCGGGACTGCCTGGGGGTGAACCGTGGCTGA
- a CDS encoding anti-sigma factor — MADETGRPMPGAQGPGTPDGPGAPDGPGGSDGPRDLLAAYALDAVDDLDRRAVERLLAADPDARRELDEHRAVVAAFTVDADPPAALRERVLGSLATVPQVAAPWGSEGAAGTTPPAGSGSGGGVRPRSTRRRRWAVVAAAAAAVVAVAVPTTLAVQARQEQVRLQTQADAVASMLADPAAEIVRGEMVGGGDASALVSGDRVLFSVTDLPRAGSAEDYQLWLVEGEEMVSAGVFDAHDGSAALLVEAAGSAGVAVTLEPAGGSPQPTSDPLVVLET; from the coding sequence GTGGCTGACGAGACCGGACGGCCGATGCCCGGCGCCCAGGGCCCGGGTACGCCAGACGGCCCGGGCGCGCCAGACGGCCCGGGCGGGTCCGACGGTCCGCGCGACCTGCTGGCGGCCTACGCGCTCGACGCGGTCGACGACCTGGACCGGCGTGCCGTGGAGCGGTTGCTCGCTGCCGACCCGGACGCGCGCCGTGAGCTCGACGAGCACCGCGCGGTGGTCGCGGCGTTCACGGTGGACGCGGACCCGCCTGCCGCCCTGCGTGAGCGGGTGCTGGGCAGCCTGGCCACGGTGCCGCAGGTCGCGGCGCCGTGGGGCAGCGAGGGTGCCGCGGGGACGACGCCCCCGGCAGGCTCGGGCTCTGGCGGGGGAGTGCGCCCCCGGTCGACGCGCCGCCGACGCTGGGCCGTCGTCGCGGCAGCCGCCGCGGCGGTCGTGGCCGTCGCGGTCCCGACGACGCTCGCGGTCCAGGCTCGTCAGGAGCAGGTCCGGCTCCAGACCCAGGCCGACGCGGTCGCCTCGATGCTGGCCGACCCGGCTGCGGAGATCGTCCGGGGGGAGATGGTCGGGGGTGGCGACGCGAGCGCGCTCGTCTCGGGGGACCGCGTGCTGTTCTCGGTCACGGACCTGCCGAGGGCGGGGTCGGCCGAGGACTACCAGCTCTGGCTCGTCGAGGGCGAGGAGATGGTCTCGGCCGGAGTCTTCGACGCTCACGACGGGTCGGCCGCGCTGCTCGTCGAGGCGGCGGGGAGCGCCGGCGTCGCGGTGACGCTCGAGCCTGCTGGGGGTTCTCCGCAGCCCACGAGCGACCCGCTGGTCGTGCTCGAGACCTGA
- a CDS encoding fasciclin domain-containing protein, whose product MNVRTRSYAVAGVAALAILGLTACSSDSDSGSGSDSSSASEMTTPSDDMSQEAMTPEVDPAANLVGPGCAAYAEQVPDGAGSVTGMSTDPVAVAASNNPLLTTLTAAVSGQLNPDVNLVDTLNGGEFTVFAPVDDAFAKIDPATIESLKTDSDTLTKILTYHVVPGQLTPDQVVGEHETVEGGTVTVTGSGDDLMVNDATVICGGVMTQNATVYLVDTVLMPTM is encoded by the coding sequence ATGAACGTTCGAACCCGTTCGTACGCCGTGGCCGGCGTCGCCGCCCTGGCGATCCTGGGCCTGACCGCCTGCAGCTCCGACTCGGACTCCGGCTCCGGGAGCGACTCGTCGAGCGCGTCGGAGATGACGACGCCTTCCGACGACATGTCGCAGGAGGCCATGACCCCCGAGGTCGACCCCGCGGCGAACCTCGTCGGCCCCGGCTGTGCGGCCTACGCCGAGCAGGTCCCCGACGGCGCAGGCTCCGTGACCGGCATGTCGACCGACCCGGTCGCCGTCGCCGCCTCCAACAACCCGCTGCTCACGACCCTCACCGCCGCGGTGAGCGGGCAGCTCAACCCCGACGTGAACCTGGTCGACACGCTCAACGGCGGCGAGTTCACGGTGTTCGCGCCGGTCGACGACGCGTTCGCCAAGATCGACCCGGCGACCATCGAGAGCCTCAAGACCGACTCCGACACGCTGACCAAGATCCTCACGTACCACGTGGTGCCCGGCCAGCTCACCCCGGACCAGGTCGTCGGTGAGCACGAGACCGTCGAGGGCGGGACCGTGACCGTCACGGGCTCGGGCGACGACCTCATGGTCAACGACGCCACGGTGATCTGCGGTGGCGTCATGACGCAGAACGCCACGGTCTACCTCGTCGACACGGTCCTCATGCCGACCATGTGA
- a CDS encoding cytochrome c biogenesis protein DipZ, which translates to METLVLIGLIGGLITGISPCILPMLPVIFFAGGVQGARGTVAAAPSPVPVPDGAASTADPSPSAGAGSGTPTASLFAGVPGAVQVGARGQVVTAVRPSGDAAPGATSDPSTQDGTPSAGGERRRRAGTGHDGDGSRGARRSWRPYLVIAGLVVSFSVFTLLGSLLLGALGLPQDLLRWVGLTLLAVIGVGMIVPRFEEVLERPFQKIAALGSRRGARSQDRGAFVLGLGLGVLYVPCAGPVLAAITVAGATGNIGPETVALTVSFAVGAAIPLLVFALAGRRVAERVKAFQRHTRGIRVAGGVVMIALAVGLAFNLPAYLQRALPDYTGSLQERVDASGTVREALDLGGIVTDENRELSNCSNGASELEDCGPAPALRGIDTWFNTPGDQPLVLDDLRGKVVLVDFWAYSCINCQRAIPHVDAWYEQYKDVGEGFEVIGVHTPEFAFERETRNVVAGAEDLGVTYPVAQDNSYATWTAYRNRYWPAQYLIDAEGTVRHIRFGEGGYEDTEGLIRELLADANPGVSLPGATSVEDGTPDGSTTPETYLSVGKVGNYAGEPRYAAGEQAFTLTEDQAPDTFSLGGTWDVDFQGATAVSDDARVRLAYRGTDVFSVLGGEGTVTATVRDEAGTVVERREIDVSGNPTLYPVLEGEGPSEGTVELEVPAGMQVFTFTFG; encoded by the coding sequence ATGGAAACCCTCGTGCTCATCGGCCTGATCGGTGGCCTCATCACCGGCATCTCGCCGTGCATCCTCCCGATGCTCCCCGTGATCTTCTTCGCGGGCGGCGTGCAGGGCGCCCGCGGCACCGTGGCCGCTGCGCCCTCGCCCGTCCCCGTGCCCGACGGCGCAGCGTCCACCGCGGACCCGTCGCCCTCGGCGGGGGCCGGGTCGGGCACCCCGACGGCCTCGCTGTTCGCCGGCGTCCCCGGCGCGGTCCAGGTCGGTGCGCGCGGCCAGGTCGTCACGGCGGTCCGCCCGTCCGGCGACGCGGCGCCGGGTGCCACGTCCGACCCGTCCACCCAGGACGGGACGCCGTCCGCGGGCGGTGAGCGGCGCCGTCGGGCGGGGACGGGGCACGACGGCGACGGCAGCCGGGGCGCACGCCGCTCGTGGCGGCCCTACCTCGTGATCGCCGGGCTCGTCGTGAGCTTCAGCGTCTTCACGCTGCTCGGCTCGTTGCTCCTCGGGGCGCTCGGCCTGCCGCAGGACCTGTTGCGCTGGGTGGGGCTGACGCTGCTCGCGGTCATCGGGGTGGGCATGATCGTGCCCCGGTTCGAAGAGGTGCTCGAGCGGCCGTTCCAGAAGATCGCGGCGCTGGGTTCACGTCGCGGGGCGCGCAGCCAGGACCGCGGGGCGTTCGTGCTGGGCCTGGGCCTCGGTGTCCTGTACGTGCCGTGCGCGGGGCCGGTCCTCGCGGCCATCACGGTCGCGGGCGCGACGGGGAACATCGGGCCGGAGACGGTCGCGCTCACGGTGTCGTTCGCGGTCGGGGCCGCGATCCCGCTGCTGGTCTTCGCGCTCGCGGGACGTCGCGTGGCCGAGCGGGTCAAGGCGTTCCAGCGTCACACCCGGGGCATCCGCGTGGCAGGCGGCGTGGTCATGATCGCGCTCGCCGTCGGGCTCGCGTTCAACCTGCCCGCGTACCTCCAGCGCGCGCTGCCCGACTACACGGGCAGCCTCCAGGAGCGCGTCGACGCGTCCGGGACGGTGCGCGAGGCGCTCGACCTCGGCGGGATCGTGACCGACGAGAACCGTGAGCTGTCGAACTGCTCGAACGGCGCCTCCGAGCTCGAGGACTGCGGTCCGGCGCCCGCGCTGCGGGGGATCGACACCTGGTTCAACACACCAGGCGACCAGCCGCTCGTGCTCGACGACCTGCGCGGCAAGGTGGTCCTGGTCGACTTCTGGGCCTACTCCTGCATCAACTGCCAGCGCGCGATCCCGCACGTCGACGCCTGGTACGAGCAGTACAAGGACGTGGGCGAGGGCTTCGAGGTCATCGGGGTGCACACGCCCGAGTTCGCGTTCGAGCGCGAGACGCGCAACGTCGTCGCGGGGGCCGAGGACCTGGGCGTGACGTACCCGGTCGCGCAGGACAACTCCTACGCGACGTGGACCGCGTACCGGAACCGCTACTGGCCCGCGCAGTACCTGATCGACGCGGAGGGGACCGTGCGGCACATCCGGTTCGGCGAGGGTGGCTACGAGGACACCGAGGGGCTGATCCGCGAGCTCCTCGCGGACGCGAACCCGGGCGTGAGCCTGCCCGGCGCGACGTCGGTCGAGGACGGGACGCCCGACGGGTCGACGACCCCCGAGACGTACCTCTCGGTGGGCAAGGTCGGCAACTACGCGGGCGAGCCGCGCTACGCCGCGGGTGAGCAGGCGTTCACGCTGACCGAGGACCAGGCGCCCGACACGTTCTCGCTCGGAGGGACGTGGGACGTCGACTTCCAGGGTGCCACCGCGGTGTCCGACGACGCCCGCGTGCGCCTGGCGTACCGCGGCACCGACGTGTTCAGCGTCCTGGGCGGCGAGGGCACGGTGACCGCCACGGTCCGGGACGAGGCGGGGACGGTCGTCGAACGGCGCGAGATCGACGTCTCGGGGAACCCGACCCTCTACCCCGTGCTGGAGGGGGAGGGGCCGAGCGAGGGAACGGTCGAGCTCGAGGTGCCCGCGGGGATGCAGGTCTTCACGTTCACGTTCGGGTAG
- a CDS encoding LamG domain-containing protein → MRLSRSARAVAGLATTLVLLMAPHASAAPAPASAAVDECRVAVAGEAVAAALAATCGQDVEVLDARTATDALFAAPDGTFRLERSIAASGAPTEWTVIRAGKKHSAAGYGFTGDRRVGPCTTEERPACARKDTQRIAWEFGGLSALDGLGEADVVSATFSAYSTRSSKCGAGAVGAYVAPAVDRRTSWSGSAHRWGALLGRPLGSPELVCAGERWKRFDVTTAVRAVVAEGRTTVGLGLAAVDEKCTTCGTARFSADATLSIVIDRAPQVDAAWTTAPDTQCVTGAERPTVRSATPQLRAQVSDPDGTSTSARFAVHGLADGALVWESPVGLPMPSGSTHSLTVPGGLLADGQAYSWSVTAVDVAGRPSAPVSCELLVDLVPPTVAPTVTPVEGMPAVYREDTVSGRVGLAGAFVFGDGGSSGVVSYRYSFDSDGMHRAAAPGEQVSFTPSTAGSHFLMVQSVDAAGATSPVRTYRFTVGAAPAGSVIGAWRLDEGSGLVTADGSGRGNDLALSGEDLWTGGIFSEFGGDPSDHGLRFDAPTDAATSAGPVVATDGSFWVSAFLRPDVADRTAVAVSQDGTVVSGFTLGLQQGADCQTPSGTCWAFSMAGADQAGATSATARAQSPVQAGSWSHVVGVHDATAGTVSLYVCEVGTADNPAFGEPTLAATVPFDATWSATGSLRLGAGQRDGAVVDGFVGTLDQAQVKEGVPTGSDLVRACSGS, encoded by the coding sequence ATGAGACTTTCCCGGAGCGCCCGAGCGGTCGCCGGACTGGCGACAACCCTCGTGCTGCTGATGGCTCCGCACGCGTCGGCCGCACCCGCGCCCGCGTCGGCCGCGGTCGACGAGTGTCGTGTCGCGGTGGCCGGTGAGGCCGTGGCCGCGGCGCTCGCCGCGACCTGCGGCCAGGACGTCGAGGTCCTCGACGCCCGCACGGCGACGGACGCGTTGTTCGCGGCTCCGGACGGGACCTTCCGCCTGGAGCGCTCGATCGCCGCGTCCGGCGCGCCGACCGAGTGGACCGTGATCCGCGCGGGCAAGAAGCACAGCGCGGCGGGGTACGGGTTCACGGGCGACCGCCGCGTGGGCCCGTGCACCACGGAGGAACGACCGGCCTGTGCGCGCAAGGACACCCAGCGCATCGCCTGGGAGTTCGGAGGGCTCAGCGCTCTGGACGGTCTCGGCGAGGCCGACGTCGTCTCGGCGACCTTCTCGGCCTACAGCACCCGGTCGTCGAAGTGCGGGGCCGGGGCGGTGGGTGCGTACGTCGCGCCCGCCGTCGACCGCCGGACGTCGTGGTCGGGTTCGGCGCACCGTTGGGGTGCGCTCCTCGGGCGCCCGCTCGGCTCCCCCGAGCTCGTCTGCGCGGGCGAGCGCTGGAAGCGGTTCGACGTCACGACCGCGGTGCGCGCCGTCGTGGCCGAGGGGCGGACGACGGTCGGGCTGGGCCTGGCTGCGGTCGACGAGAAGTGCACCACGTGCGGGACGGCACGCTTCAGCGCCGACGCGACGCTGTCGATCGTGATCGACCGTGCTCCGCAGGTGGACGCGGCCTGGACGACCGCGCCCGACACGCAGTGCGTGACAGGGGCCGAGCGGCCCACGGTCAGGTCGGCGACCCCGCAGCTGAGGGCGCAGGTCAGCGACCCCGACGGGACGAGCACGAGCGCGCGCTTCGCGGTGCACGGCCTCGCCGACGGCGCTCTCGTCTGGGAGTCCCCGGTGGGGCTCCCGATGCCGAGCGGCTCCACGCACTCGCTCACCGTGCCCGGCGGTCTGCTGGCCGACGGCCAGGCGTACTCGTGGAGCGTCACGGCGGTCGACGTCGCGGGTCGTCCGAGCGCCCCCGTGTCCTGCGAGCTGCTGGTCGACCTCGTCCCGCCGACGGTCGCCCCCACGGTCACGCCCGTCGAGGGGATGCCCGCGGTGTACCGCGAGGACACCGTCTCGGGTCGCGTCGGGCTCGCCGGGGCGTTCGTCTTCGGGGACGGCGGGTCGAGCGGGGTCGTGTCGTACCGGTACTCGTTCGACTCCGACGGGATGCACCGCGCCGCCGCGCCGGGCGAGCAGGTGAGCTTCACTCCGTCCACGGCGGGTTCGCACTTCCTGATGGTCCAGTCGGTGGACGCCGCGGGGGCCACGAGCCCGGTGCGGACCTACCGGTTCACGGTGGGCGCGGCGCCCGCGGGCTCGGTCATCGGCGCATGGCGCCTCGACGAGGGCAGCGGGCTCGTGACGGCCGACGGCTCCGGCCGCGGGAACGACCTCGCGCTCTCGGGGGAGGACCTCTGGACGGGGGGCATCTTCTCGGAGTTCGGGGGCGACCCGAGCGACCACGGGCTGCGCTTCGACGCGCCCACCGACGCGGCCACGTCCGCCGGCCCAGTCGTCGCGACCGACGGATCCTTCTGGGTGTCCGCGTTCCTGCGGCCCGACGTCGCGGACAGGACGGCCGTCGCGGTGAGCCAGGACGGCACTGTCGTGAGCGGCTTCACGCTCGGCCTGCAGCAGGGCGCCGACTGCCAGACGCCGTCCGGGACGTGCTGGGCCTTCTCGATGGCCGGTGCCGACCAGGCCGGTGCCACGAGCGCGACGGCGCGGGCGCAGTCGCCGGTCCAGGCGGGCAGCTGGTCCCACGTCGTGGGCGTGCACGACGCCACGGCGGGCACGGTGAGCCTGTACGTCTGCGAGGTGGGGACGGCCGACAACCCCGCGTTCGGCGAGCCGACGCTCGCGGCCACGGTGCCGTTCGACGCGACCTGGTCCGCCACCGGGAGCCTGCGGCTCGGCGCCGGTCAGCGTGACGGCGCCGTGGTGGACGGCTTCGTCGGCACGCTCGACCAGGCTCAGGTGAAGGAAGGCGTACCGACCGGCTCAGACCTCGTGCGTGCCTGCTCGGGGTCCTGA